From Micromonospora echinospora, one genomic window encodes:
- a CDS encoding heme-copper oxidase subunit III has translation MTRGIAAVTGTEALTTELPVGRSTGWWGMVMFVVTEATLFACLLGSYYYLRFQYGAQWPPPGIEPPELLLPLVMTAVLVPSSLPVVWAERGIRKGQSWRLRSGLAATLLLGVTFLALQATEYADKLRHFTITTDAYGSLFYVVTGFHGLHVAVGLTMITWLLVASLRGGSFGAHRHDRIRNAAIYWHFVDAVWVAILFTVYLSPRL, from the coding sequence ATGACCCGGGGCATCGCGGCGGTCACCGGCACCGAGGCGCTGACCACCGAGCTGCCGGTCGGCCGGTCCACCGGCTGGTGGGGGATGGTGATGTTCGTCGTCACCGAGGCCACCCTCTTTGCCTGCCTGCTCGGCAGCTACTACTACCTGCGCTTCCAGTACGGCGCGCAGTGGCCGCCACCGGGCATCGAGCCGCCGGAGCTGCTGCTCCCGCTGGTGATGACCGCCGTACTGGTACCCAGCAGCCTGCCGGTGGTCTGGGCCGAACGCGGCATCCGGAAGGGGCAGAGCTGGCGGCTGCGGTCCGGCCTGGCCGCCACCCTCCTGCTCGGGGTGACGTTCCTGGCCCTCCAGGCCACCGAGTACGCGGACAAGCTGCGCCACTTCACCATCACCACCGACGCCTACGGTTCCCTCTTCTACGTCGTCACCGGGTTCCACGGACTGCACGTGGCGGTCGGGCTGACCATGATCACCTGGCTGCTGGTCGCCTCGCTGCGCGGTGGCAGCTTCGGCGCGCACCGCCACGACCGGATCCGCAACGCCGCCATCTACTGGCACTTCGTGGACGCCGTCTGGGTCGCCATCCTGTTCACCGTCTACCTCTCCCCGAGGCTGTGA
- the ctaD gene encoding cytochrome c oxidase subunit I, whose product MSTTVAPVPGTSPEDLTRLEAHWGERPSLRSWFTTVDHKRIGRRYLVTAGLFFVLAGLSALAMRTQLARPDARLLSPQEYNQLFTMHGTAMIFLFATPMLFGFGNFLVPLMIGSRDMAFPKLNAFGYWVFLFAGLFMWASLPFGAAPNGGWFAYVPLTEEQNTPGLHMDVYALGLLFLGVATTVGSINFIVTALKLRAPGMSLNRVPLFVWAIVATAFMVIFALPALNLDNAMLFLDRRFDTRFFDPDAGGNVLLWQHLFWIFGHPDVYIVVMPALGIVSAVLPAFTRRGVVGYALIVLAIVSISIISFGVWVHHMFATGLPRLSCSFFSAASTIITIPSGIQIFAWLATMALGRLVVRVPLLFVIGFVVTFVLGGFTGAMFALTAFDQQVTDSYFVVAHLHYVLIGGAVFPILAAVYYWLPKITGRMYHEGLGRWAFWLVFTGTQVTFFPMHLSGLFGMPRRVYTYPGELGWDGWNLLSTLGSYVLAVGLLLVLVGVVHAIRRGQPAAPDPWGGDSLEWSTDSPPKPYNFPALPQVHSLHPTWDEPSRESMGSGAEPDRILADGRKTLLTSELDGRRERVVEMPEASLQPLLLAVAMLVFFTAMLFAWYPVAVGAAGAVAVTVAVWLWPPRRPDQEVGVSA is encoded by the coding sequence ATGTCCACGACCGTCGCACCGGTTCCCGGAACGAGCCCGGAGGACCTGACCCGGCTGGAGGCGCACTGGGGGGAACGACCCTCGCTGCGGTCCTGGTTCACCACCGTGGACCACAAGCGGATCGGCCGGCGCTATCTGGTCACCGCGGGGCTGTTCTTCGTCCTCGCCGGGCTGAGCGCACTGGCGATGCGCACCCAGCTCGCCCGGCCGGACGCGCGGCTGCTCTCCCCGCAGGAGTACAACCAGCTGTTCACCATGCACGGCACGGCCATGATCTTCCTGTTCGCCACCCCGATGCTCTTCGGGTTCGGCAACTTCCTGGTCCCGCTCATGATCGGCTCGCGGGACATGGCCTTCCCGAAGCTGAACGCGTTCGGCTACTGGGTGTTCCTCTTCGCCGGTCTGTTCATGTGGGCGAGTCTGCCCTTCGGGGCGGCGCCGAACGGCGGCTGGTTCGCCTACGTGCCGCTGACCGAGGAGCAGAACACCCCCGGCCTGCACATGGACGTCTACGCCCTGGGGCTGCTGTTCCTCGGCGTCGCGACCACCGTGGGCTCGATCAACTTCATCGTCACGGCGCTCAAGCTGCGGGCTCCGGGCATGTCGCTGAACCGGGTGCCGTTGTTCGTCTGGGCGATCGTCGCCACCGCCTTCATGGTGATCTTCGCGTTGCCCGCGCTGAACCTCGACAACGCGATGCTCTTCCTCGACCGCCGGTTCGACACCCGCTTCTTCGACCCGGACGCCGGCGGGAACGTGCTGCTCTGGCAACACCTGTTCTGGATCTTCGGTCACCCGGACGTGTACATCGTCGTGATGCCGGCCCTGGGCATCGTCTCGGCCGTGCTGCCCGCGTTCACCCGGCGCGGGGTGGTCGGCTACGCGCTGATCGTGCTGGCCATCGTGTCGATCTCGATCATCTCGTTCGGGGTCTGGGTGCACCACATGTTCGCCACCGGGCTGCCACGGCTCTCGTGCAGCTTCTTCAGCGCGGCGAGCACGATCATCACCATCCCGTCCGGGATCCAGATCTTCGCCTGGCTCGCCACCATGGCGCTCGGCCGCCTGGTGGTCCGGGTGCCGCTGCTGTTCGTGATCGGGTTCGTCGTGACCTTCGTGCTCGGTGGCTTCACCGGCGCCATGTTCGCGCTGACCGCCTTCGACCAGCAGGTCACCGACTCCTACTTCGTGGTCGCCCACCTGCACTACGTGCTCATCGGCGGGGCGGTGTTCCCGATCCTCGCCGCCGTGTACTACTGGCTTCCGAAGATCACCGGGCGGATGTACCACGAGGGGCTCGGCCGGTGGGCCTTCTGGCTGGTGTTCACCGGCACGCAGGTGACGTTCTTCCCGATGCACCTCTCCGGACTGTTCGGCATGCCGAGGCGGGTCTACACCTACCCCGGCGAGCTGGGCTGGGACGGCTGGAACCTGCTCAGCACCCTCGGTTCGTACGTGCTGGCGGTCGGGCTGCTGCTGGTCCTCGTCGGGGTCGTGCACGCGATCCGGCGCGGCCAGCCGGCCGCGCCGGACCCGTGGGGCGGCGACAGCCTGGAGTGGTCCACCGACTCGCCGCCGAAGCCGTACAACTTCCCGGCGCTGCCGCAGGTGCACAGCCTGCACCCCACCTGGGACGAACCGAGCAGGGAGTCGATGGGTTCCGGCGCCGAACCGGACCGGATCCTGGCCGACGGGCGGAAGACCCTGCTCACCAGCGAACTCGACGGCCGTCGGGAACGGGTGGTGGAGATGCCCGAGGCGTCCCTGCAACCGTTGCTCCTCGCCGTGGCGATGCTGGTCTTCTTCACCGCGATGCTGTTCGCCTGGTATCCGGTGGCCGTGGGAGCTGCCGGGGCGGTGGCCGTCACCGTCGCGGTCTGGCTCTGGCCGCCGCGCCGGCCGGACCAGGAAGTCGGGGTGAGCGCATGA